A single region of the Mycteria americana isolate JAX WOST 10 ecotype Jacksonville Zoo and Gardens chromosome 10, USCA_MyAme_1.0, whole genome shotgun sequence genome encodes:
- the MOSPD1 gene encoding motile sperm domain-containing protein 1 isoform X2, with amino-acid sequence MQQQKRQPELVEGNLPVFVFPTELIFYADDQSTHKQVLTLYNPYEFALKFKVLCTTPNKYTVVDATGAVKPQCCVDIVIRHRDVRASYYGVIDKFRLQVSEQSQRKALGKKEIIATLLPSAKEQQQQKEEEEKRIKEHLAESVFFEQTLCQPENRTASSGPSLLTVFLGIVCIAALMLPTLGEMESLVPLYLHLSVNQKLVAAYVLGLITMVILRT; translated from the exons ATGCAGCAACAAAAAAGACAGCCAGAGTTAGTGGAAGGAAATcttcctgtttttgtttttcctacagaACTTATATTTTATGCAGATGACCAGTCAACACACAAGCAGGTGTTGACTCTATATAACCCCTATGAGTTTGCCTTAAAATTCAAAG TTCTTTGTACAACTCCAAATAAATACACGGTGGTTGATGCTACTGGTGCTGTGAAGCCTCAGTGCTGTGTTGATAT tgtGATTCGTCACAGAGATGTTCGGGCTTCTTACTATGGTGTGATAGATAAATTCCGTCTACAAGTGTCTGAGCAGAGCCAGAGGAAAGCATTAGGGAAAAAGGAGATTATTGCTACTCTACTTCCATCTGcaaaggaacaacaacaacaaaaggaagaggaggaaaaacgAATAAAAGAACATCTGGCTGAAAGTGTCTTTTTTGAGCAGACTTTGTGTCAACCAG aaaacagaactgcCTCGTCGGGACCTAGTTTACTAACAGTCTTCCTAGGAATAGTGTGTATTGCAGCACTAATGCTACCTACATTGGGGGAAATGGAATCCCTGGTGCCTCTCTACCTCCACTTAAGTGTGAATCAAAAGTTAGTAGCTGCTTATGTTTTAG GTCTCATCACCATGGTTATTTTGAGAACATGA
- the MOSPD1 gene encoding motile sperm domain-containing protein 1 isoform X1 yields MQQQKRQPELVEGNLPVFVFPTELIFYADDQSTHKQVLTLYNPYEFALKFKVLCTTPNKYTVVDATGAVKPQCCVDIVIRHRDVRASYYGVIDKFRLQVSEQSQRKALGKKEIIATLLPSAKEQQQQKEEEEKRIKEHLAESVFFEQTLCQPENRTASSGPSLLTVFLGIVCIAALMLPTLGEMESLVPLYLHLSVNQKLVAAYVLDLKNSHSKLSSPVPLPGRNEDLKETS; encoded by the exons ATGCAGCAACAAAAAAGACAGCCAGAGTTAGTGGAAGGAAATcttcctgtttttgtttttcctacagaACTTATATTTTATGCAGATGACCAGTCAACACACAAGCAGGTGTTGACTCTATATAACCCCTATGAGTTTGCCTTAAAATTCAAAG TTCTTTGTACAACTCCAAATAAATACACGGTGGTTGATGCTACTGGTGCTGTGAAGCCTCAGTGCTGTGTTGATAT tgtGATTCGTCACAGAGATGTTCGGGCTTCTTACTATGGTGTGATAGATAAATTCCGTCTACAAGTGTCTGAGCAGAGCCAGAGGAAAGCATTAGGGAAAAAGGAGATTATTGCTACTCTACTTCCATCTGcaaaggaacaacaacaacaaaaggaagaggaggaaaaacgAATAAAAGAACATCTGGCTGAAAGTGTCTTTTTTGAGCAGACTTTGTGTCAACCAG aaaacagaactgcCTCGTCGGGACCTAGTTTACTAACAGTCTTCCTAGGAATAGTGTGTATTGCAGCACTAATGCTACCTACATTGGGGGAAATGGAATCCCTGGTGCCTCTCTACCTCCACTTAAGTGTGAATCAAAAGTTAGTAGCTGCTTATGTTTTAG atttgaAGAACAGTCACTCTAAACTCAGTTCTCCTGTCCCACTACCTGGCAGAAATGAGGATTTAAAGGAAACGAGCTAG